In the genome of Vicia villosa cultivar HV-30 ecotype Madison, WI linkage group LG7, Vvil1.0, whole genome shotgun sequence, one region contains:
- the LOC131619353 gene encoding transcription factor KUA1-like, which yields MEVPSYLYLYPIQEDEDDLPPPIPPFNNVENKILSPKNKSAKKIQHWNAKEHRLFLEGLERYGKGNWKKISKHVVTKSSTQVASHAQKYFIRNQQNNDLSNKKKERRSQFDNIPSFYGKFYPVEFFNFIQRQPFIDEFLQNPHQQVKE from the exons ATGGAGGTGCCATCATACTTATATCTATATCCCAttcaagaagatgaagatgatttgcCACCACCCATTCCACCATTCAACAATGTTGAGAACAAAATCCTTTCTCCTAAGAATAAATCCGCCAAGAAAATTCAACATTGGAATGCAAAAGAGCACAG GTTATTTTTAGAAGGACTCGAAAGGTATGGCAAGGGAAATTGGAAAAAAATTTCAAAGCATGTTGTTACAAAATCATCAACTCAAGTGGCTAGCCATGCTCAAAAGTATTTCATCAGAAATCAACAGAATAATGATTTATCaaacaagaaaaaggaaagaagaagCCAATTTGACAACATTCCTTCATTCTATGGAAAATTTTACCCTGTTGAATTCTTTAACTTCATCCAAAGACAACCATTTATAGATGAATTCCTTCAAAATCCACATCAACAAGTCAAAGAAtag
- the LOC131617468 gene encoding KH domain-containing protein At3g08620-like: MSGLYNQISSPGTARANSPSINMRSNFDVDSHYLTELVAEYQKLGPFMQVLPLCTRLLNQEILKVSGKNGLMQSQGFSDYDRVQFGNAVKPNLMPSLDTAQNFTGWNSLSHEGLAGVQGLNADWQRAQAVSNSHIIKKILRLDIPYDNHPNFNFVGRLLGPRGNSLKRVEATTGCRVFIRGKGSIKDFDKEELLRGRPGFEHLNEPLHILIEAELPVNVVDIRLRQAREIIEELLKPVDESQDIYKRQQLRELAMLNSSFREESPQLSGSVSPFTSNEMIKRAKTDL, encoded by the exons ATGTCTGGTTTGTACAATCAGATTTCCTCACCAGGAACAGCAAGGGCCAATTCACCAAGTATAAACATGAGAAGCAATTTTGATGTTGATAG TCATTACTTAACTGAGTTGGTAGCAGAATATCAGAAGCTTGGACCTTTCATGCAAGTTTTACCATTATGTACAAGACTCTTAAATCAAG AGATTTTAAAGGTGTCTGGAAAGAATGGATTGATGCAGAGCCAAGGGTTTAGTGACTATGACAGAGTGCAGTTTGGAAATGCCGTCAAGCCTAATCTTATGCCTTCTTTGGATACAGCTCAAAATTTCACTGGCTGGAACAGCTTGTCACATGAA GGATTAGCCGGAGTACAAGGACTAAATGCGGATTGGCAAAGAGCACAAGCAGTCTCGAATTCTCACATTATCAAGAAAATTTTGCGCTTGGATATTCCTTATGATAACCATCCAAAT TTCAACTTTGTTGGGAGGCTTCTTGGTCCGAGGGGTAATTCACTCAAGCGAGTCGAAGCTACTACAGGTTGCCGCGTGTTTATCAGAGGGAAAGGTTCAATTAAAGACTTTGATAAG GAAGAGTTGTTGAGGGGAAGACCAGGATTTGAGCACTTGAATGAACCATTGCACATTTTGATTGAAGCTGAACTACCTGTCAATGTTGTTGATATAAGGTTAAGACAAGCACGAGAAATCATAGAAGAACTTCTCAAACCTGTG GATGAGTCACAGGATATTTACAAGAGACAACAACTTAGAGAACTTGCAATGCTGAATTCAAGTTTTAGAGAAGAGAGTCCTCAACTAAGTGGTAGTGTCTCTCCATTCACCTCAAATGAAATGATAAAAAGAGCCAAAACTGATCTATAG